Genomic window (Enterobacteriaceae bacterium 4M9):
ACAGACAGCAAAACACAGCCAGCGCTGCCGCAAAATAGCGGCATTGAGCTGAACCTGCCGCCACTTGACGGTGGTGAATGGCTGGCGTTGTTTCAGCAGGGCGCGGCGCAGGAAGTGAGTAACAGTACCCAGTTGCCACAGGCCGTCACACTGCGTACTCCAGCGCTGACGCTCGGTGGGCAGCGCTGGAACAACCTGAGCCTGGTGTCGCAGCCTGTAAGCGGCGGTACGCGCGTGAGTGTGCAGGGGCGCGAGCTTAACGGCACGCTGACCATGAACGACAGCGCAACCTGGCAGGCGGATATTAAATATCTCTATTACAACCCGACGCAGGACAGTACCGCCAACAGCGCCACGCCGTCTGTATTTGCGAGCAACGCGCGGGTGGACTTTAGCGGCTGGCCGAATCTGGCGCTGCGCTGTGCGGAATGCTGGTTGTGGGGGCAAAAATACGGGCGCGTGGATGCCGATATTACGATAAACGGCGACACGCTTAAACTTAGCAACGGCGTGCTGGATACCGGTTTTGCGCGGCTTAATGCCGACGGCGAATGGGTGAACCGTACTGACGGCCAGCGCACGTCGCTTAAGGGCAAACTTAAAGGCAAGCGCATTGATTCTGCGGTGAATTTCTTTGGTGCGAACAGCCCCATTCAGGGTTCTTCGTTCGATGTGGATTACGATCTGCACTGGCGCAACGCGCCCTGGAAGCCAGAAGAGGCTTCACTGAACGGCATTTTACGTGGCAGCCTCGGCAAAGGTGAAATTGCCGAGCTGGGAACCGGCCACGCGGGCCAGGTGCTGCGCCTGCTGAGTTTTGATGCGCTAATGCGCAAGCTGCGTTTTGACTTCAGCGACACCTTTGGCGATGGCTTCTATTTTGATGGTATCCGCAGTAACGCCTGGATAAAGGACGGCATCCTGCACACTGACGATACCTTGATAGATGGGCTGGAGGCCGATATTGCCATGAAAGGCACCGTCAATCTGGTCAGGCGCGAGTTGAATGTTGAGGCCGTCGTGGCACCCGAAATCTCTGCAACCGTTGGCGTGGCAGCGGCCTTTGCGGTAAACCCGATAGTTGGCGCAGCCGTGTTTGCCGCCAGCAAGGTGCTGGGGCCGCTGTGGAGCAAAATTTCGGTGCTGCGCTATCGCATCACCGGGCCGATTGACCAGCCGCAGATTAATGAAGTGTTACGTCAGCCGCGCGAGAGCGGTGCAAAATAGTGTCGGCGTGACGAGTTAACTCACGCTTTTTTCGGGGCGGCGGGCGGTTAACGCCCTGCCGCCCACATACCTTGTGGCGCGCGCAGCATGTAAAAAAGCGCGGCAAAATGCCTGGGCGCGCGTGCTTTAAGTTGACGTGGGCCGCGGATTATCCCAGGCTCACCAGATACCCCATCGCTGGGACAATAAAACGAATGAGTAATGAATAATGAGTCTGACGCTGGTTAGTGAACAACTGCTCGGGGCGCACGGCCTGAGCCATCAGGATCTGTTTTCCATTCTTGGGCAACTTTCCGAGCGCCGTCTTGACTACGGCGACCTCTATTTTCAGTCCAGCTACCACGAGTCCTGGGTATTAGAAGACCGCATTATCAAGGACGGCTCTTACAACATCGACCAGGGCGTGGGCGTGCGTGCGGTCAGCGGCGAGAAAACCGGCTTTGCCTATGCCGACCAGATTAACCTGCAGGCGCTGGAGCAAAGTGCGCATGCCGCGCGCAGCATTGTTCTGGAGCAGGGCGAAGGTCGCGCGCGTGCGCTGGGCGAAGTGACACATAAATCCCTGTACACCTCTGTTGACCCGCTCACCAGCCTGACGCGTGAAGAGAAGCTGGATATCCTCAAGCGCGTTGATGCAACCGCGCGTGCCGCCGACAGCCGCGTGCAGGAAGTCAACGTCAGCCTGACCGGGGTTTATGAACTGATTCTGGTCGCCGCTACCGACGGCACTCTCGCGGCAGATGTGCGCCCGCTGGTGCGCCTGTCGGTGAGTGTGCAGGTTGAGCAGGATGGCAAGCGCGAGCGTGGCTCCAGCGGCGGCGGCGGTCGTTTCGGCTATGAATGGTTCCTTGAGACCGTAGAAGACGGCGACGTGCGCGCCGATGCCTGGGCGAAAGAAGCCGTGCGTATGGCGCTGGTCAATCTCTCTGCCGTTGCGGCACCGGCCGGCACGCTGCCGGTGGTGCTGGGCGCAGGCTGGCCGGGCGTGCTGCTGCATGAAGCGGTCGGCCACGGCCTGGAAGGCGATTTCAACCGCCGTGGTACGTCGGTATTTAGTGGGCAAGTGGGTGAACTGGTGGCCTCTTCGCTGTGTACCGTGGTGGATGACGGCACCATGCAAAACCGCCGTGGCTCTCTTTCAATTGATGATGAAGGCGTGCCGGGCCAGTACAACGTACTGATCGAAAACGGTGTGCTGAAAGGCTACATGCAGGACAAACTTAACGCGCGCCTGATGGGCGTGGCGCCAACCGGCAACGGCCGCCGTGAGTCCTATGCGCATCTGCCGATGCCGCGCATGACCAACACCTACATGCTGGCCGGGAAATCCACGCCGCAGGAAATCATTGAATCCGTTGATTACGGGATTTTTGCACCGAACTTCGGCGGTGGTCAGGTGGATATTACTTCCGGCAAGTTTGTGTTCTCCACCTCTGAGGCTTACCTGATTGAGAACGGGAAAGTCACTAAGCCGGTGAAAGGGGCAACACTGATTGGCTCAGGCATTGAAGCCATGCAACAAATCTCGATGGTCGGTAACGATCTGCGTCTGGATAACGGCGTGGGTGTGTGCGGCAAAGAAGGACAAAGCCTGCCGGTCGGTGTCGGTCAGCCGACGCTGAAGGTCGATAATCTCACCGTGGGCGGCACCGCCTGATTTTCCGTCCCCTCGCGCCCGCGAGGGGATTATCCTTCCACCAGACTGCCGCTGTGCCCACGCATGTCCTGGTAGAGCTTCGCCACATTGACAAAATAATCGGTCAGATAGTTGATGCACACCTGCACTTTCAGCGGCAGCTTGTCCTTTTCGGTATACAGCGCATACACCGGGCGAGGATCGGACTGATAGCGCGGCAGCAGGATCTCCAGCTCACCACGATTAACCTGATCGATAACCCACATCAGCGGCACGTAGGCGATCCCGGCGCCGGCGGAGATCCAGCGCGTCAGCGTCATCGGATCGTTAGTGATAAAGCGACCTTCCGGCGTCAGGCGTGTGGAAATGCCTTCCGGTGCGATAAGCTCAAACTCGTTGTCGGGGCGCACGCTGTAGGTAAGCCAGGTATGGTTGGCCAGGTCGGCGGGCTTTTCGGGGGCGTCGTATTGCACCAGATAGCTTTTTGCTGCGCATACCACCATTGGCATCGCGCCGAGCTTGCGCGAAAACAGGCTCGAATCCTGAAGCGTACCCACGCGAATCACCAGGTCCAGACCGTCAGCAATTAAATCCGGTGCCGGGATGCCGGTCACCAGGTTAACGGTAAGGCCAGGGTATTCTTTGAGCATATCGGCGGTCATGCCAGCCAGCACATTTTGTGCCATGGTTGAAGAACTGCCGATACGCAGCGTTCCGGTCGGGGTATTGTTAAAAGCGTAAAGCTGTTCGTGTACATCCTGCACTTCGTGCAGCATTTTACGGCAGCCCTGGTAGTAAATTTTTCCGGCTTCGGTCAGGCCAATGCTGCGTGTGCTGCGATTAAGCAGCTTAACTTGCAACTCGTCTTCCAGGCGCGACACGGTCTGGCTGATGGAAGAGACGCTCATTTGCAGTTGTCTTGCGGCCGCCGTAAAGGAGCCGTGTTCGACCACTTTTGCGAACACCGACATGCGTTTTAATCGTTCCATTGTTCACTCTGGCTTAAAAGTGATTTAGATCACACATTATAGATAACACGCTCACAGTTACGGTAATATATTATTATTAACAAAACCAACACCGCACTCTCGCCCGGCCAATCCAGGCCATTATTAAGCTGTGGTGAGTGGTTAACAAGAAACTGTCACCTGCTTCTCTTCCAGGATTAACATGAGCTTATTTCCGGTTATCGTGGTGTTTGGCCTGTCCTTCCCACCGATATTCGTTGAGCTGCTGCTGTCGCTGGCGCTGTTCTGGCTGGTCAGGAGCTTGCTTACCCCTACAGGGATCTACGACTTCGTCTGGCATCCGGCGTTGTTCAATACGGCGCTTTACTGCTGTCTTTTCTGGCTTGTCTCGCGCCTGTTTGTCTGAGGTTGATGTGAAAACACTAACAAGAAAAATCTCCCGCACCGCGATTACGCTGGTGCTGGTACTGATTGCCTTCATCGCTATTTTTCGTATATGGAGCTTTTACACCGAATCGCCCTGGACGCGCGACGCGCGCTTTACCGCTGATGTGGTGGCTATCGCGCCGGATGTGGCCGGGCTTATCACCAGCGTCAACGTACATGACAATGAGCTGGTGAAAAAAGGCGACGTGCTGTTCACCGTCGATCAGCCGCGCTACCAGCAGGCGCTGGCTCAGGCCGACGCCGATGTAGGCTACTACCAGTCGCTGGTCAGTGAAAAACGCCGCGAAGCCGGGCGTCGTAATCGCTTAGGTATACAGGCGATGTCGCGTGAGGAAATCGATCAGTCCAACAACGATTTGCAAACCACGCAGCACCAGTTGGCCAGAGCGCAGGCTACGCGCTCACTGGCAATACTGGATCTTGAGCGTACAGTGATTCGCGCACCAGCCGACGGTTGGATAACCAACCTCAATGTTTACGCCGGTGAGTTCATCACCCGTGGCGCGACGGCGGTGGCGCTGGTGAAAAAAGACACCTTCTACGTGCTCGCCTATATGGAAGAGACCAAACTTGACGGCGTGCGCCCCGGCCACCGCGTAGAAATCACGCCACTTGGCGGCAATGATGTGCTGACCGGCACTGTTGAGAGCGTGGCTGCGGGCGTGACGAATGCCAGCAGCACGCGCGACAGCAAAGGTATGGCAACCGTGGACTCGAACCTGGAATGGGTACGCCTGGCCCAGCGCGTGCCGGTACGTATCCGACTGGATAAGCAAACGGGTAATCTCTATCCGTCGGGGACCACGGCGACGGTGGTTGTCACCGGCAAAGACCGCGCCCGTGAAGATATGTCGCCGTTTATGAAACTCATGCACCGCCTGCGTGAATTTGGTTGATTGATATGGGTTCTTTCGCCATCTCCCGTCTGCATCTGCGCTTTGCGACCAAGCTTGCCTGCGCGGTGGTGCTGGCGCTGTTTGTCGGCTTCCACTTCCAGCTGGAAACACCGCGCTGGGCGGTAATGACGGCAGCACTGGTCGCCGCGGGCCCGGCGTTTGCCGCTGGCGGTGAGCCGTACTCCGGCGCCATTCGCTACCGCGGGATGCTGCGCATCATAGGCACATTTATTGGCTGTATTGGTGCGCTTATCATTATCACCTCGCTCATCCGTGCGCCGGTGGTCATGCTGCTGGTGGCCTGTATCTGGGCGGGGTTTTGTACCTGGATTTCCTCACTGGTGCGCGTTGAGAACTCCTATGCGTGGGGGCTTTCCGGTTATACCGCACTCATTATCATCATCAGCATTGAGCACGCGCCGCTGACCACGCCGCAGTTCGCCATTGAGCGCTGTAGCGAGATAGTTATCGGGATCGTGTGCGCGATTGTGGCTGATCTGCTGTTCTCTCCGCGATCGATTAAGCAGGAGATCGACAAAGAGCTGGATGCGCTTCTGGTGGATCAATACCGGCTAATGCAGTTGTGCATCGCGCATGAAAACCGGGAGGAAGTGGACAAGGCCTGGAGCGGGCTGGTGCGCCGCACGGCCGCGCTGGAGGGCATGCAGAGTAACCTGAATATGGAGTCCTCGCGCTGGGTGCGCGCTAACCGTCGTTTGTCCGTCATTAACACGCTGTCGCTGACCATGATTACCCAGGCCTGTGAAACCTTCTTGATCCAGAACACGCGCCCAGAAGCGATTGCCGACGAGTTTCGCGAACTGTTCGCGGAACCCGTGGAAACGGCCACGGATGTCCACAAGCACCTTAAGCGTATCCGCCGTATCTTTTCCTGGACCGGAGAGCACGGCACGCCAGTGACGCTCTACAGTTGGGTCGGGGCAGCCACCCGTTATCTGCTAATTAAGCGTGGCGTGGTCAGCAACACGCGCATCAGCGCGGTAGAAGAAGAGGTGTTAAACGGCGAAGCTGTAGTGAGGCCGGAATCAGCCGAACGCCATCACGCCATGATTAACTTCTGGCGCACCACCGTCTCTTGTATTCTCGGCACGCTGTTCTGGCTGTGGACCGGTTGGACCTCCGGCAGCGCGGCCATGGTGATGATTGCGGTCGTGACCTCACTGGCGATGCGCCTGCCCAACCCTAAAATGGTGGCGCTGGACTTTGTCTACGGCATGCTGGCCGCACTACCGATCGGTGCTTTCTATTTTCTGGTGGTCATGCCCAATACCCAGCAAAGTATGCTGCTCTTGTGCATCAGCCTGGCGCTGCTGGCGTTCTTTATCGGCATTGAAGTACAAAAGCGGCGTCTCGGCTCGCTTGGTGCGTTGGCGGGTACTATCAACATCCTGGTGCTGGATAATCCTATGACTTTTCAATTCAGCACCTTCCTCGACAGCGCTCTGGGTCAGCTGGTGGGCGTGGTGCTGGCAATGATGGTTATCCTGCTGATTCGCGATAACTCGCGCGAGCGCACTGGCCGCACGCTACTCAACCAGTTTGTGTCGGCAGCGGTATCGGCAATGACCACTAACACCGCACGGCGCAAAGAGAACCACCTGCCTGCGCTGTACCACCAGTTGTTTTTACTGCTGAACAAATTCCCCGGCGATATCGCCAAATTTCGCCTGGCGCTGACGCTGATTATTGCTCACCAGCGCCTGCGCGACGCACCTATACCGGTCAACGATGACCTGTCAGCCTTCCACCGTAAGTTACGCCAGACTGCCGACCGCGTGATCAGCGCCAGTAGTGATGAGAAGCGCGCCCTGCGCTTTCAGACGCTGCTTGATGAGCTGGTCGTTTACCAGCAGAAACTGCACTACTGGGATGCACCGCTCCAGGTCACTGAGCCGGTTGAGCGCCTGACCAATATCCTCAATACATACAAACACGCCCTCACCGAAAACTGATAACGCCGACGCTCTGCGTCGGCTTTTCTATACTTACAGCCAGACCACGGCGCTATCAGTCAGGAGGAGAATATGGCACAGGCAACATTGACGGAGCACGCGCTGCTGCGCACCGGCTATCTGGTTAACGGCGAATGGCACGCGCTTGAGGAGACGTTTGACGTCCTCAATCCCGCCACTGGCGAGGTGATTGCAAAAGTGGCGAAAGCCGGTAAACAGGAGACGCAGGCGGCCATTGACGCTGCCGCACGTGCTTTTCCCGGCTGGCGAGCAAAGACGGCGAAAGCACGCAGCGAAATCCTTAACCGCTGGTATCAGTTGATTATCGACAACAAAGACTGGCTGGCGCAGTTGATGACCGCCGAGCAGGGCAAGCCGTTAAAAGAGGCGGCGGGAGAAGTGGAATACGCGGCAAGCTTTATCCAGTGGTTTGCCGAGCAGGCAAAACGAGCCAACGGTGAAATCATCCCACCAGCGCAATCTGGTACGCGCATTCTTGCCACCCGCGAACCAATCGGCGTGGTTGCGGCCATCACGCCCTGGAACTTCCCTATGGCGATGCTGACCCGCAAGCTGGGTCCGGCACTGGCTGCGGGCTGTACAGGCGTTATCAAACCTGCGAACAACACACCACTGAGCGCGTTTGCGCTGCTGGCGCTGGCACAGCAGGCGGGCGTACCAGACGGCGTACTTAACGCCGTGGCCGGGCATACGTCGCAAATCAGCGATGCGATTATGGCAAGCCACGCAGTGCGCAAAATTTCCTTTACCGGCTCTACCGAAGTGGGCAAAACGCTGATGCGCAACGCGGCCGACACGGTGAAAAAAGTGTCTCTTGAGCTTGGCGGTAACGCGCCCTATATCGTTTTTGACGATGCCGACCTTGATGCGGCGGTTGAAGGGGCGATTGCCAACAAATTCCGCAACGCCGGACAAGTGTGCGTGAGCGTTAACCGCTTTTTTATTCAGGACGGGATTTATGACCGCTTCGTGAACCAGCTTGCCGAGGCGGTGAACCAGCTTAAGGTAGGCGACGGTACGCAAGAGGGCGTCGTTGTCGGGCCGTTGATTGAGCCTGCGGCGGTGAAAAAAGTGCAGCAGCACGTGGACGATGCGCTCAGTAAAGGCGCGCGCGTGCTGGCGGGCGGTAAACCGCACGCGTTGGGCGGCAACTTCTGGCAGCCAACCGTACTGGCAGATGCCCGTGACGATATGCTGCTGGCCCAGGAAGAAACATTTGGTCCTGTGGCGGCCTGCCTGCGCTTTAAAACGGAAGAGGAAGTTATTGAGCGCGCCAATGCGACGCCTTACGGGCTGGCAGCCTATTTTTATACGCAGAATTTGCAACGGGTGTTCCGTGTTGCGTCGCAGCTGGAAAGCGGCATGGTAGGCATCAACGCCTGCGCGGTTTCTACCGAACTGGCACCTTTTGGTGGTGTGAAGGAATCAGGGTTGGGGCGCGAAGGTTCGGTGCTGGGGCTTGAGGAGTTCCTTGAGGTGAAAACGTTACATCTCGGTGGGCTTTAGTATCAGGGGGCGTTCCAGCCCCGTCACAGAGCGGCTGTTCATGAATATATCGACCTTCGACTTTCAGCATATTGCATCAAAAGAGGATTTTTACCGTGCCTTTTCCGGGGCGTTTGGGCTGGCACATCGCACTATCCGCGATCTGGATACGCTCTGGGATGTGGTGATGAGTGGGGGCATACCGCTGCCGCAGGAAATCGTTTTTACCCATCTCTCAGAGCCTGCGCGCAGACGTTTTGGCGCGCTGATTCTGCTGTTTGAAGAGGCGGAGGAAGAGCTGGAAGGGCAGTTGCGCTTTAACGTATCTGAAAAGCCATAAAAAAGCCCCCGCATCCGCGGGGGCAAGTCGTCAGTTAACGACGACGAGGGATTATTTGTACAGTTCTGCTGTGGCATGCCAGCTGCCGCCGGTACGTGCTTCAATAACACGGTAAGCCGAGGCACCTTCTTTCTCCGCTTTTTTACTCAGTTCTTGCTGCATATCCATCGGCGCACTGCCAACCTGAGACACAGAAATGCTGCCCATTGATTGCAGGTTTTGCGCTTCTGTTGCACTGACCTGATGCGCTGCCGCGCTGGCACCAAAAGACATCACAGAAGCGAGACCGAAAGCGGCGAGAGTTGCGATAGTTTTCATATGGTTATTCCTTTTTTTAATGCCCGGTGGCGGTCAGGGCTAAAAAGCGATTTTTGTTTATGAGGCCACCGGAACAAATAATGACTGCACCAGAGAGTTTTTTTCTGCCGTAAGGCAATTATTTGTACAGTTCAGCCGTGGCGTGCCAGGAGTCGCCAGTACGTGCTTCAACAACGCGATAAGCAGAAGCGCCCGCTTTGTCGGCTTTTTTACTCAGTTCCTGCTGCATATCCATCGGTGCGCCGCCTACTTCACTCACGGAAATGGAACCCATTTCCTGGCGACCCTGCGCTTGCTCGGCGTTAATGGAGGTTGCTGCAAAAGCGCCAAATGACAGCACAGACATCAGGCTTAAAGCGGTAACGGTAGTTTTAATGTTCATGGTATTCACCTCGTCGTATTCTTTTATGTTTGTTTGTTCGGGTCTTGTAGTGTGACCCTCATCACAAAATCAAGTATACACTAATAACGAATGAAATTAATACCTCACAAATTATACCCAATGAAACTTTGTTCTTTGGGAATGATTTTTTTATTCCACCTGGTTATTAAAACGTGGTTTTTATTGCTGTAATTAAATTATTTTCCATTAAAATCATATGGATACAAAAATTGAACAAATTGTGCGTTTGGTTGAGAAGCAAAAAATAAGGCTACTCTCACGCTGAGGAGCTGAGGAGCTGAGGAGCTGAGGAGCTGAGGAGCTGAGGAGCTGAGGAGCTGAGGAGCTGAGGAACCAGGAAAGCGAGAGGTTGAGACGTTAAAGAAGGGAGGTTCTGGCGTGAAAGGGGCGTGACGCTATCAATCATAGACATAAAGGCACCGCCCTTGCGGGCGGCGGGAGATCACAGTTCCTGTTCGAACAGCACCAGAATGGCTTCGTAAAGCTGTTGAACCGTGAAGTTGCGCGAAGGCGTGGTAAATATGGTGTCATCACCGGCAATAGTACCCAAAA
Coding sequences:
- the aaeA gene encoding p-hydroxybenzoic acid efflux pump subunit AaeA, yielding MKTLTRKISRTAITLVLVLIAFIAIFRIWSFYTESPWTRDARFTADVVAIAPDVAGLITSVNVHDNELVKKGDVLFTVDQPRYQQALAQADADVGYYQSLVSEKRREAGRRNRLGIQAMSREEIDQSNNDLQTTQHQLARAQATRSLAILDLERTVIRAPADGWITNLNVYAGEFITRGATAVALVKKDTFYVLAYMEETKLDGVRPGHRVEITPLGGNDVLTGTVESVAAGVTNASSTRDSKGMATVDSNLEWVRLAQRVPVRIRLDKQTGNLYPSGTTATVVVTGKDRAREDMSPFMKLMHRLREFG
- a CDS encoding AaeX family protein translates to MSLFPVIVVFGLSFPPIFVELLLSLALFWLVRSLLTPTGIYDFVWHPALFNTALYCCLFWLVSRLFV
- the yhcN gene encoding peroxide/acid stress response protein YhcN encodes the protein MNIKTTVTALSLMSVLSFGAFAATSINAEQAQGRQEMGSISVSEVGGAPMDMQQELSKKADKAGASAYRVVEARTGDSWHATAELYK
- the tldD gene encoding metalloprotease TldD codes for the protein MSLTLVSEQLLGAHGLSHQDLFSILGQLSERRLDYGDLYFQSSYHESWVLEDRIIKDGSYNIDQGVGVRAVSGEKTGFAYADQINLQALEQSAHAARSIVLEQGEGRARALGEVTHKSLYTSVDPLTSLTREEKLDILKRVDATARAADSRVQEVNVSLTGVYELILVAATDGTLAADVRPLVRLSVSVQVEQDGKRERGSSGGGGRFGYEWFLETVEDGDVRADAWAKEAVRMALVNLSAVAAPAGTLPVVLGAGWPGVLLHEAVGHGLEGDFNRRGTSVFSGQVGELVASSLCTVVDDGTMQNRRGSLSIDDEGVPGQYNVLIENGVLKGYMQDKLNARLMGVAPTGNGRRESYAHLPMPRMTNTYMLAGKSTPQEIIESVDYGIFAPNFGGGQVDITSGKFVFSTSEAYLIENGKVTKPVKGATLIGSGIEAMQQISMVGNDLRLDNGVGVCGKEGQSLPVGVGQPTLKVDNLTVGGTA
- the aaeR gene encoding HTH-type transcriptional activator AaeR; the encoded protein is MERLKRMSVFAKVVEHGSFTAAARQLQMSVSSISQTVSRLEDELQVKLLNRSTRSIGLTEAGKIYYQGCRKMLHEVQDVHEQLYAFNNTPTGTLRIGSSSTMAQNVLAGMTADMLKEYPGLTVNLVTGIPAPDLIADGLDLVIRVGTLQDSSLFSRKLGAMPMVVCAAKSYLVQYDAPEKPADLANHTWLTYSVRPDNEFELIAPEGISTRLTPEGRFITNDPMTLTRWISAGAGIAYVPLMWVIDQVNRGELEILLPRYQSDPRPVYALYTEKDKLPLKVQVCINYLTDYFVNVAKLYQDMRGHSGSLVEG
- a CDS encoding NAD-dependent succinate-semialdehyde dehydrogenase translates to MAQATLTEHALLRTGYLVNGEWHALEETFDVLNPATGEVIAKVAKAGKQETQAAIDAAARAFPGWRAKTAKARSEILNRWYQLIIDNKDWLAQLMTAEQGKPLKEAAGEVEYAASFIQWFAEQAKRANGEIIPPAQSGTRILATREPIGVVAAITPWNFPMAMLTRKLGPALAAGCTGVIKPANNTPLSAFALLALAQQAGVPDGVLNAVAGHTSQISDAIMASHAVRKISFTGSTEVGKTLMRNAADTVKKVSLELGGNAPYIVFDDADLDAAVEGAIANKFRNAGQVCVSVNRFFIQDGIYDRFVNQLAEAVNQLKVGDGTQEGVVVGPLIEPAAVKKVQQHVDDALSKGARVLAGGKPHALGGNFWQPTVLADARDDMLLAQEETFGPVAACLRFKTEEEVIERANATPYGLAAYFYTQNLQRVFRVASQLESGMVGINACAVSTELAPFGGVKESGLGREGSVLGLEEFLEVKTLHLGGL
- the yhcN gene encoding peroxide/acid stress response protein YhcN, with the protein product MKTIATLAAFGLASVMSFGASAAAHQVSATEAQNLQSMGSISVSQVGSAPMDMQQELSKKAEKEGASAYRVIEARTGGSWHATAELYK
- the aaeB gene encoding p-hydroxybenzoic acid efflux pump subunit AaeB, encoding MGSFAISRLHLRFATKLACAVVLALFVGFHFQLETPRWAVMTAALVAAGPAFAAGGEPYSGAIRYRGMLRIIGTFIGCIGALIIITSLIRAPVVMLLVACIWAGFCTWISSLVRVENSYAWGLSGYTALIIIISIEHAPLTTPQFAIERCSEIVIGIVCAIVADLLFSPRSIKQEIDKELDALLVDQYRLMQLCIAHENREEVDKAWSGLVRRTAALEGMQSNLNMESSRWVRANRRLSVINTLSLTMITQACETFLIQNTRPEAIADEFRELFAEPVETATDVHKHLKRIRRIFSWTGEHGTPVTLYSWVGAATRYLLIKRGVVSNTRISAVEEEVLNGEAVVRPESAERHHAMINFWRTTVSCILGTLFWLWTGWTSGSAAMVMIAVVTSLAMRLPNPKMVALDFVYGMLAALPIGAFYFLVVMPNTQQSMLLLCISLALLAFFIGIEVQKRRLGSLGALAGTINILVLDNPMTFQFSTFLDSALGQLVGVVLAMMVILLIRDNSRERTGRTLLNQFVSAAVSAMTTNTARRKENHLPALYHQLFLLLNKFPGDIAKFRLALTLIIAHQRLRDAPIPVNDDLSAFHRKLRQTADRVISASSDEKRALRFQTLLDELVVYQQKLHYWDAPLQVTEPVERLTNILNTYKHALTEN